One window of Microcoleus vaginatus PCC 9802 genomic DNA carries:
- the ntcA gene encoding global nitrogen regulator NtcA → MTHDRPLAAVFRQISGGAFPPIVETFERGKTIFFPGDPAERVYVLIRGAVKLSRVYEAGEEITVALLRENSVFGVLSLITGHRSDRFYHAVAFTPVELISLPIEQVEKALKEDPELSMVMLRGLSSRILQTEMMIETLAHRDMGSRLVSFLLILCRDFGVPGTEGITIDLKLSHQAIAEAIGSTRVTVTRLLGDLRQETMISIHKKKITVHNPVALSQQFT, encoded by the coding sequence GTGACGCATGATAGACCGCTAGCAGCCGTGTTCCGCCAAATCAGCGGCGGGGCGTTTCCACCCATTGTGGAAACCTTTGAACGGGGCAAGACAATTTTTTTCCCTGGAGACCCGGCTGAGCGCGTCTACGTTCTCATTAGAGGTGCTGTGAAGCTCTCCAGGGTGTACGAAGCAGGGGAAGAAATTACAGTCGCCCTCCTGCGCGAAAATAGCGTATTTGGGGTGCTGTCTCTGATTACGGGACACCGATCGGACAGGTTTTACCACGCGGTAGCCTTTACGCCGGTAGAGTTGATCTCGTTGCCGATCGAACAAGTCGAGAAAGCGCTCAAGGAAGACCCGGAACTGTCGATGGTGATGCTGCGGGGACTGTCGTCTCGGATTTTGCAAACCGAGATGATGATTGAAACGCTGGCCCACCGAGATATGGGTTCGAGACTGGTCAGCTTTTTGCTGATTCTGTGCCGGGATTTTGGCGTGCCCGGTACAGAGGGGATTACGATTGATTTGAAGCTGTCCCACCAGGCGATCGCCGAAGCGATCGGCTCGACTCGGGTAACGGTGACTCGTTTGCTGGGGGATCTCAGGCAAGAAACAATGATCTCGATCCACAAGAAAAAGATCACAGTCCACAACCCGGTGGCTTTAAGCCAGCAATTCACTTGA
- the fabI gene encoding enoyl-[acyl-carrier-protein] reductase FabI: MIDLTGKNALVTGIANNRSIAWGIAQQLHKAGANLGITYLKDEKGKHERKVAELVEPLNPSLYLPCNVQDESEIESTFQTIADKWGKLDVLIHCLAFAGKDELSGDFTNTSRQGFSNALDISAYSLVRLCAAAKPLMAEGGSIVTLTYLGGVRVVPNYNVMGIAKAALEMNVRYLAAELGPLNIRVNAISSGPIRTLASSAVGGILDMIHHVEEVAPLRRTVTQQEVGNAAAFLCSNLASGITGQVLYVDAGYEIMGM, translated from the coding sequence ATGATAGATTTGACCGGAAAAAATGCTCTTGTTACGGGCATTGCCAACAATCGCTCGATCGCCTGGGGCATCGCTCAGCAGCTCCACAAAGCTGGGGCCAACCTCGGCATAACTTATTTGAAGGACGAGAAAGGCAAGCACGAGCGCAAAGTCGCTGAACTGGTGGAACCGCTCAATCCCAGTCTGTATTTGCCCTGCAATGTCCAAGACGAGAGCGAAATTGAGTCTACTTTTCAAACCATCGCCGACAAGTGGGGCAAGTTAGATGTCCTGATCCACTGTTTGGCTTTTGCTGGCAAGGACGAACTTTCGGGAGATTTCACCAACACTTCGCGCCAAGGTTTCTCCAATGCTTTGGATATTAGCGCTTACTCGCTGGTACGGCTTTGTGCAGCAGCTAAACCGCTGATGGCCGAGGGTGGCAGTATTGTGACGCTGACTTATTTGGGCGGCGTCCGGGTAGTTCCTAATTATAATGTGATGGGAATTGCTAAGGCGGCTTTGGAAATGAATGTTCGTTATCTGGCTGCTGAACTGGGCCCGTTAAATATTCGGGTAAATGCGATTTCTTCTGGCCCGATTCGGACTCTGGCTTCGTCAGCAGTTGGCGGTATTCTTGACATGATCCACCACGTTGAGGAAGTGGCGCCGCTGCGGCGGACGGTGACTCAGCAGGAAGTGGGAAATGCTGCGGCTTTTCTGTGCAGCAATCTCGCTAGCGGAATTACGGGTCAAGTTTTGTATGTCGATGCCGGTTACGAAATCATGGGAATGTAA
- the hisB gene encoding imidazoleglycerol-phosphate dehydratase HisB, translating into MNDPLRIMEIIDRPSVPPATSVQPARAALVKRTTLETDVTASLNLDGVGTCKASTGIPFLDHMLHQIASHGLIDLDVQAIGDLEIDDHHTNEDVGITLGQALAKAVGDRSGISRFGHFIAPLDEALIEVVLDFSGRPHLSYSLEIPNQRIGTYDTELVKEFFAAVVNHTQMTLHIRQLQGGNSHHIVEAAFKAFARALRMAVEIDPRRASRIPSSKGVL; encoded by the coding sequence ATGAATGACCCATTGCGAATTATGGAGATAATAGATCGCCCTTCTGTACCTCCTGCAACTTCAGTTCAACCAGCTAGGGCCGCCTTGGTGAAACGCACGACACTGGAAACGGATGTCACGGCCAGCCTCAATCTCGACGGTGTGGGAACTTGCAAGGCGTCTACGGGGATTCCGTTTTTAGACCATATGTTGCACCAGATTGCTTCTCACGGATTGATCGATTTGGACGTGCAGGCGATCGGGGATTTGGAGATTGACGACCACCACACGAACGAAGATGTGGGAATTACCTTAGGTCAAGCGCTAGCAAAAGCTGTCGGCGATCGATCGGGCATTTCTCGCTTCGGGCATTTCATCGCACCTTTGGATGAAGCTTTAATTGAAGTAGTGCTCGACTTTTCGGGACGGCCTCACTTAAGTTACAGCTTGGAAATTCCCAACCAGCGGATCGGCACTTACGATACTGAATTAGTCAAAGAGTTTTTTGCGGCGGTGGTGAACCACACTCAAATGACACTGCACATTCGCCAGTTGCAGGGGGGAAATTCTCATCACATTGTGGAAGCGGCGTTTAAAGCATTTGCGCGAGCTCTGCGGATGGCGGTAGAAATCGATCCGCGGCGCGCCAGTCGGATTCCGAGTTCTAAAGGGGTTTTGTAG
- a CDS encoding hybrid sensor histidine kinase/response regulator, translated as MTSESLDRGTILIVDDTPTNLGSVLDFLTASGFTVWVARSGSSALKKVQYSQPDLILLDILMPEMNGFKTCQHLKANDLTKDIPVIFMTALDDTESKVQGFNVGGVDYITKPLQQEEVLARAITHLNLRNLTKKLQAQIIERERAQADLQVLTQELERRVEERTAELSQTNERLKQEAAERKLAEVALQASEARERHKALELENSLHELKQVQSQLIQSEKMSGLGQLVAGVAHEINNPINFIYGNLSYALEYSKTLVTILDLYEKHYPNPAPDIQAEIAASELDYLKDDLPKMFKSMYLGADRIREIVLSLRLFARQEGYEMRSVNLHEGMDSTLMILQSRLKFNSERPSIEVVRDYCPNLPEVDCYGGEMNQVFMNVLANAIDAIDEWNTQRSLEEIKANPSVIRISTEVTSSNWVAVRIVDNGPGISEEVRRHVFNPFFTTKPPGKGTGIGLSISWQIVVEKHRGSLGCISAPGGGTEFTIEIPIRQESPVLSLSA; from the coding sequence ATGACTAGCGAATCTTTAGACAGAGGCACCATTTTAATTGTGGATGATACGCCCACTAATCTGGGCTCAGTATTGGATTTTTTGACCGCATCTGGCTTCACTGTTTGGGTAGCTCGCAGTGGGTCTAGCGCTCTCAAAAAAGTGCAATATTCCCAGCCGGATTTAATTTTGTTGGATATTCTGATGCCAGAGATGAACGGATTTAAAACCTGTCAACATCTGAAAGCGAATGACTTAACTAAAGATATCCCAGTCATTTTTATGACCGCGCTGGACGATACAGAAAGCAAAGTCCAAGGCTTTAATGTGGGGGGAGTTGATTATATCACTAAGCCCCTTCAACAGGAAGAAGTTTTAGCTCGGGCTATCACGCACCTGAATCTGCGAAATCTAACTAAAAAGCTTCAGGCGCAAATTATCGAGCGCGAGCGAGCGCAAGCCGACCTACAAGTTTTGACACAAGAGCTCGAGAGGCGAGTAGAAGAGCGCACCGCTGAACTTTCCCAAACGAATGAACGCCTCAAGCAGGAGGCTGCTGAACGCAAGCTTGCAGAAGTAGCTTTGCAAGCATCGGAAGCGCGAGAGCGGCACAAAGCCCTAGAGCTCGAAAATTCCCTGCACGAACTCAAGCAGGTGCAAAGCCAGCTCATTCAGAGCGAAAAAATGTCCGGGCTAGGTCAGCTCGTAGCTGGCGTAGCCCATGAAATCAATAATCCAATTAATTTTATTTATGGAAATCTTTCCTATGCTCTGGAATATTCAAAAACTTTGGTCACTATCCTTGACCTCTACGAAAAGCACTATCCTAATCCGGCTCCAGATATACAAGCAGAAATCGCAGCCAGCGAGCTAGATTATCTCAAAGACGACTTGCCTAAAATGTTCAAATCCATGTACTTAGGAGCCGATCGCATCCGCGAAATCGTTTTATCTTTGCGCCTTTTCGCACGGCAAGAAGGATATGAAATGAGATCGGTCAACCTTCACGAAGGCATGGACAGCACGCTGATGATTTTACAGAGCCGACTAAAATTTAACTCAGAGCGCCCCTCGATTGAAGTGGTGCGGGACTATTGCCCAAACCTGCCCGAAGTGGACTGTTATGGGGGAGAAATGAATCAGGTATTTATGAATGTACTTGCAAATGCGATCGATGCTATTGACGAGTGGAATACGCAGAGATCGCTAGAAGAAATTAAAGCGAATCCTAGCGTGATTCGGATTAGCACAGAAGTAACAAGCAGCAATTGGGTAGCTGTCCGAATTGTGGACAATGGGCCAGGGATTTCGGAAGAGGTTCGTCGCCACGTATTTAACCCGTTTTTTACGACAAAACCCCCCGGTAAGGGCACAGGGATTGGGCTATCGATTAGCTGGCAAATTGTAGTGGAAAAACACCGGGGAAGCTTGGGGTGTATTTCTGCACCAGGCGGGGGAACAGAGTTTACTATTGAGATTCCGATTCGGCAGGAGTCTCCTGTCTTGTCGCTGTCAGCTTGA
- a CDS encoding response regulator encodes MTINLAGYQFVETLHSGIRTSVDRARKDADFSSVIVKRLKAEYPTLSDITRLRHEYQILHSLNVESIIKAISLESYKNGLALILEDSGSESLNDWMKGKKVSIIQFLSLALQLVSALAELHKHNIIHKDVKPQNIIINPATEKVKIIDFSIASRLERENSTLSHPDLLEGTLAYMSPEQTGRMNRSIDYRTDFYSLGVTFYEMLTGELPFNSTDPLELVHSHIAKTPIPPQQLNPEIPPQISAIAMKLLAKNAEDRYQSTEGLKFDLETCFIQLQASGDISNFVVGSADKAGQLNIPQKLYGRDQEIEKILETFDRVASGTSELMLVSGYSGIGKTVLVNEVHKPIVRQRGYFIAGKFDQFKRNIPYASLIQAFQSLTQQLLTEGEAEIQIWKEKLLGALGVNGQVIAEVIPEVELIIGKQPPVAELGATEAQNRFSRVFKQFIGVFTTIDHPLVIFLDDLQWADSASLKLIELLITDSDSKYLLLIGAYRDNEVSPTHPTIQTLDKIRQSGATVNNIVLQPLHLVHVEELIADTLNESGGSESLSVKTRNFASLLFNKTQGNPFFLSQLLKTLYQEDLLTYDLYSGVWQWNIEQIQAIGITDYNVVELIARNIRKLPEDTQKVLKFAACIGNTFNLEVLAIVNQESSLVTAAQLWAALQAGLILPLSNEYKIPLVFSQEESGGFTLTDVKVDYKFLHDRVQQAAYSLIPDEQKKETHLKIGQLLLQSTTPEDRKENIFALVNQLNYGTDLLTTESQKYELAQLNLIAGQKAKAATAHDSAVKYLQVGLSLLAVDSWDNQYELTLRLHEEAAESAYLSGDFGRMQRFVEIVQNCAKTLLDIVKVYEVQIQAYMAQNKLLEALNTGLQVLKQLEVEFPDSPNPSDIGQALGETAAILSGTRIEDLIDLPEMTDPYQLAAIRILSSIFSACYSGMPALVPLTVCKQVDLSVQYGNASVSPFAYAVYSLLLCGAVGDIERGYELGQLALRLVSKLNAKEIEVKTCHLVYAAVQHWKEHVRNTLEPFLSAFSTGLETGDLEYAGYAVMVWSHYSFFVGKQLMQLEQEIATYTDAIHKISQETALNNTKICWQAVLNMVGRSENLCQLKGEVYDEEKMLPLYQQTNNQLAIHYLYLQKLALCYVFDNYAEALKNIPQVESSFGSSTGQLTVVIFYFYDSLVRLAVYPETSHSDQQDILNRVQANQEKLQNWAHYAPMNHLHKFYLVEAEKHHVLGETVEAIEMYDKAIALAKENEYINEEALAHELAAKFYFSWGKEKIARTYMTDAYYAYMRWGALAKVKHLEENYPQLIARSPAVSETPFDPTMTMAPLTITGAQTELLDLATVMKASIAISSEIVLPNLLTKLMKILIENAGAETGSLILSKEGQLVIEAAGTKDQVRVLESLPVSTYGQVPISVLNYVTRTQKDVVLNDSSREEIFNADPYIAQHKPKSILCAPILSQGKLSAILYLENNVIDGAFTPKRVEVLRMLSGQAAIALENANLYHTLEVKVEERTEELKAKNTSLEVEIQERQRAEQAAEAANRAKSQFLANMSHELRTPLNGILGYTQILKRDTGLTSQQNSGINIIHQCGEHLLTLINDVLDLSKIEAGKMELYLTEFHLSDFLQGITEICQIRAQQKGISLIYEPLTPLPTCVQADEKRLRQILINLLGNAIKFTEKGGVSFKVDRLETQQSLSSPIANPQSLTAKFIFQVEDTGIGIAPEELSKIFLPFEQASGSVSQIEGTGLGLPISRQLVEMMGGELKVQSSLGKGSIFSFELELPITENWEGYQKETEKIIRGFSGDRRKILVVDDRWQNRSVLVNLLGPIGFELMEATDGQDCLNKALLFQPDCIIIDLVMPVMDGFEAVRRIRKIPPLKDVIAIGTSASILSGDPHSIFQDGCNAFLLKPIRAEKLLECLGNHLGLQWVYEERTTFSSEGIFTDPSSQIQDQQMIAPPSEEVAVLFDLAMKGELLSIEQRASNLKAIDMRYAPFANQLLELTKNFEEDKLVEFVQQFR; translated from the coding sequence ATGACTATCAACTTAGCTGGCTATCAATTCGTTGAAACCCTCCACAGCGGGATAAGAACTTCAGTCGATCGCGCTCGGAAGGATGCAGACTTTTCCAGCGTGATCGTCAAAAGGCTAAAGGCTGAGTATCCCACTCTTTCGGACATCACCCGCTTGCGACACGAATATCAAATCCTGCACAGCTTGAACGTAGAATCGATTATCAAAGCCATTAGTTTAGAAAGCTATAAAAACGGTTTAGCACTGATATTAGAAGATTCCGGCTCCGAGTCTCTCAACGATTGGATGAAGGGTAAAAAAGTCTCAATCATTCAATTTCTTTCTTTGGCTCTCCAGCTTGTCTCTGCCTTAGCAGAACTCCATAAACATAACATTATTCATAAAGATGTAAAGCCACAAAATATTATCATCAACCCAGCCACTGAAAAAGTTAAAATTATTGATTTTAGCATCGCTTCGCGCCTGGAGCGAGAAAATTCGACGCTCAGCCATCCCGATTTGCTCGAAGGCACACTCGCCTATATGTCGCCCGAACAAACTGGCCGGATGAATCGGTCAATTGACTACCGCACTGATTTTTATTCACTAGGCGTTACCTTCTATGAAATGCTCACAGGCGAGTTGCCCTTTAATTCCACAGACCCGCTGGAATTGGTACACAGCCATATTGCCAAAACTCCCATTCCCCCTCAGCAGCTAAATCCTGAAATCCCACCACAAATTTCAGCGATTGCGATGAAGTTATTAGCTAAAAATGCTGAAGACCGCTACCAAAGCACTGAAGGACTAAAATTTGACTTAGAAACTTGTTTTATCCAACTACAGGCTAGCGGAGATATTTCCAACTTTGTTGTTGGAAGTGCGGATAAAGCAGGGCAATTAAATATACCGCAAAAGCTCTACGGTCGCGACCAAGAAATTGAAAAAATTCTAGAAACTTTCGATCGCGTTGCCAGTGGCACCAGCGAATTAATGCTGGTTTCCGGTTATTCCGGGATAGGCAAAACAGTTTTGGTCAATGAAGTTCACAAACCCATTGTGCGGCAACGAGGCTATTTTATTGCGGGGAAATTTGACCAGTTCAAGCGCAATATTCCTTATGCTTCCCTGATTCAAGCATTCCAATCCTTAACTCAGCAACTTCTAACCGAAGGCGAAGCAGAAATTCAAATTTGGAAAGAGAAACTATTAGGTGCTTTAGGCGTTAACGGGCAAGTGATCGCAGAGGTGATTCCTGAAGTTGAACTGATTATTGGCAAACAGCCCCCCGTAGCAGAACTAGGGGCAACTGAAGCTCAAAACCGTTTCAGTCGCGTCTTTAAACAATTCATTGGCGTATTTACGACTATTGACCATCCCTTAGTTATCTTCCTCGATGACTTGCAGTGGGCGGATTCGGCATCGTTGAAATTAATAGAATTGCTAATAACTGATTCTGATAGCAAGTATTTGTTGCTGATTGGGGCATATCGAGATAACGAAGTTTCTCCAACTCATCCCACGATTCAAACACTTGACAAGATTCGCCAAAGTGGTGCGACGGTGAATAATATTGTCCTTCAACCATTACACCTAGTTCATGTCGAAGAATTAATTGCGGATACTTTAAATGAATCGGGCGGTTCGGAATCCCTGTCTGTAAAGACGCGAAATTTCGCGTCTCTACTTTTTAATAAAACGCAGGGCAATCCTTTCTTCTTAAGTCAACTCCTCAAAACTCTCTATCAAGAAGATTTGTTGACTTATGATTTATATTCTGGTGTCTGGCAATGGAATATCGAGCAAATTCAAGCGATCGGCATCACCGATTACAATGTTGTAGAACTGATTGCTAGAAACATACGCAAATTGCCAGAAGATACCCAAAAAGTATTAAAATTTGCTGCTTGTATTGGCAACACTTTTAACTTAGAAGTTTTGGCGATTGTCAATCAGGAATCATCCTTAGTCACGGCGGCGCAATTGTGGGCAGCACTTCAAGCTGGGTTGATTTTACCTTTGAGCAATGAATACAAAATTCCCCTCGTATTTAGTCAGGAAGAATCGGGCGGTTTTACCTTAACTGATGTGAAGGTTGACTACAAGTTTTTACATGACCGAGTGCAGCAAGCTGCCTATTCTTTGATTCCAGATGAGCAGAAAAAAGAAACCCACTTAAAAATCGGTCAACTGCTGCTGCAAAGTACAACGCCCGAAGACCGAAAAGAAAATATTTTCGCTTTAGTTAACCAACTCAATTATGGTACTGACTTACTTACCACTGAATCCCAAAAATATGAACTAGCCCAATTGAATCTGATTGCAGGTCAGAAAGCGAAAGCTGCTACAGCCCACGATTCCGCCGTCAAATATTTGCAAGTGGGTTTATCTCTGCTAGCGGTAGATAGTTGGGACAATCAATATGAACTGACATTAAGGCTGCATGAGGAAGCAGCAGAGTCAGCATATTTGAGTGGTGATTTTGGCCGAATGCAGAGATTCGTTGAGATAGTACAAAACTGCGCCAAAACGCTATTGGACATAGTAAAAGTGTACGAAGTCCAGATTCAAGCTTATATGGCGCAGAACAAGCTGCTCGAAGCATTGAATACGGGGCTGCAAGTCTTAAAGCAGTTGGAGGTAGAGTTTCCCGACTCGCCAAACCCATCTGATATTGGCCAGGCGCTGGGGGAAACTGCGGCAATTTTGAGCGGAACCCGAATTGAGGACTTAATCGATCTCCCTGAAATGACCGATCCTTATCAATTAGCAGCGATCAGGATTTTGTCAAGTATATTTTCTGCTTGCTATTCTGGGATGCCCGCACTCGTGCCTTTAACAGTGTGCAAACAGGTCGATTTATCCGTTCAATATGGCAATGCTTCTGTGTCTCCCTTTGCATATGCGGTATATAGTCTTCTTCTTTGCGGGGCGGTAGGAGATATTGAGCGGGGCTATGAGTTGGGCCAATTAGCTTTACGTCTAGTGTCAAAGTTAAATGCCAAAGAAATCGAAGTCAAGACTTGCCACTTAGTGTATGCTGCCGTTCAACATTGGAAAGAACACGTCCGGAATACCTTAGAACCTTTCCTGTCGGCTTTCTCTACTGGGCTGGAAACTGGAGATTTAGAATATGCTGGCTATGCCGTCATGGTTTGGAGTCATTACTCGTTTTTTGTTGGGAAGCAACTAATGCAACTCGAACAAGAGATAGCAACTTACACAGATGCAATTCATAAAATCAGCCAAGAAACAGCGCTTAATAATACAAAAATCTGTTGGCAAGCCGTCTTAAACATGGTGGGAAGAAGCGAAAATCTATGCCAGTTAAAGGGGGAAGTATACGACGAAGAGAAAATGCTGCCGCTATATCAGCAAACCAACAACCAACTGGCAATTCATTACTTATACTTGCAAAAACTTGCGCTTTGCTATGTGTTTGACAATTACGCGGAAGCGTTAAAAAATATCCCTCAAGTAGAAAGTTCTTTCGGATCATCTACAGGGCAGCTAACTGTTGTTATCTTCTATTTCTACGATTCTCTAGTACGGCTAGCTGTGTATCCTGAAACTTCGCATTCCGACCAACAGGACATTCTTAACCGAGTACAAGCTAATCAAGAAAAATTGCAAAACTGGGCCCATTATGCCCCAATGAATCATCTACATAAATTCTATTTAGTAGAGGCCGAAAAACATCATGTTTTAGGCGAAACAGTAGAAGCGATCGAAATGTACGACAAAGCGATCGCTCTTGCCAAAGAAAACGAGTACATCAACGAAGAAGCACTAGCTCACGAACTCGCTGCTAAATTCTATTTTTCCTGGGGTAAAGAAAAGATTGCCCGCACCTACATGACCGATGCTTATTATGCCTATATGCGCTGGGGAGCTTTAGCTAAAGTTAAACATCTAGAAGAAAATTACCCGCAATTAATAGCGCGATCGCCTGCGGTCAGCGAAACCCCTTTCGATCCTACGATGACAATGGCTCCTTTGACCATTACAGGCGCTCAAACAGAGTTGCTAGACTTGGCAACTGTAATGAAAGCATCTATTGCCATTTCTAGCGAAATTGTTCTACCTAACTTGCTCACCAAGTTAATGAAAATTTTGATAGAAAACGCCGGCGCTGAAACTGGATCGCTTATTCTCTCAAAAGAGGGTCAACTTGTTATAGAAGCGGCGGGGACTAAAGATCAAGTCCGAGTGCTGGAATCTTTACCAGTATCAACTTATGGGCAAGTGCCTATCTCGGTACTTAATTACGTCACCAGAACTCAGAAAGATGTCGTTTTAAATGATTCCAGCCGCGAGGAAATTTTTAACGCCGACCCCTACATTGCCCAACACAAACCAAAATCAATTTTGTGTGCGCCTATCCTATCTCAAGGTAAGTTAAGTGCCATCCTGTACCTAGAAAACAACGTGATTGATGGCGCTTTCACGCCGAAGCGGGTAGAAGTGTTGCGGATGCTATCGGGACAAGCTGCGATCGCCTTAGAAAATGCCAACCTCTATCACACTTTAGAAGTCAAAGTAGAAGAGCGAACCGAGGAATTAAAAGCCAAAAATACGAGCCTAGAAGTGGAAATTCAAGAGCGACAGCGAGCCGAGCAAGCGGCCGAAGCCGCAAACCGCGCCAAGAGCCAATTTCTCGCCAACATGAGCCACGAACTTCGCACACCGCTCAACGGCATTTTAGGTTATACCCAAATCCTCAAACGAGACACAGGTTTAACCAGTCAGCAAAATTCTGGTATTAACATCATTCATCAGTGTGGCGAACACCTCCTAACTCTGATCAATGACGTTCTAGACCTGTCCAAAATCGAAGCCGGAAAAATGGAACTCTATCTCACCGAGTTTCACCTGTCAGACTTTCTCCAAGGCATTACTGAAATCTGCCAGATTCGCGCCCAACAGAAGGGAATCTCTTTGATTTACGAACCGCTAACTCCACTTCCCACTTGCGTCCAAGCCGATGAAAAAAGGTTGCGGCAAATTCTCATCAACTTACTCGGTAATGCCATAAAATTCACCGAAAAAGGAGGCGTTAGTTTTAAAGTAGACAGGCTGGAGACTCAGCAATCTTTGTCATCACCAATCGCCAATCCCCAATCCCTAACAGCGAAATTTATTTTCCAAGTAGAAGATACAGGCATTGGCATCGCGCCGGAGGAACTCTCAAAAATATTTTTGCCCTTCGAGCAAGCCAGCGGTTCAGTTAGCCAGATAGAGGGGACAGGATTAGGGCTGCCAATTAGTCGCCAATTAGTGGAGATGATGGGCGGCGAACTGAAAGTACAAAGCTCTTTAGGTAAAGGCAGTATTTTCTCGTTTGAGTTAGAGTTGCCTATTACCGAAAACTGGGAAGGGTATCAAAAAGAAACTGAAAAAATTATCAGGGGTTTCTCAGGCGATCGGCGGAAAATTTTAGTTGTTGACGATCGCTGGCAAAATCGCTCTGTCTTAGTTAATCTTTTAGGTCCTATCGGGTTTGAATTAATGGAGGCAACGGACGGTCAAGACTGCTTGAATAAAGCGCTGTTATTTCAACCCGACTGTATTATAATTGACTTAGTAATGCCAGTCATGGACGGCTTTGAAGCGGTGAGGCGGATCAGAAAAATCCCTCCATTGAAAGATGTCATCGCGATCGGAACTTCTGCTAGCATTTTATCCGGTGATCCCCACAGCATTTTCCAGGATGGTTGCAACGCTTTTCTCCTCAAACCAATTCGGGCAGAAAAGTTATTAGAATGCTTGGGCAACCATTTAGGTTTACAATGGGTTTATGAGGAGCGAACAACTTTCAGTTCAGAAGGTATATTTACCGATCCCTCTTCCCAAATCCAAGACCAACAAATGATTGCTCCCCCTTCGGAAGAAGTTGCAGTCCTGTTCGATTTAGCCATGAAAGGTGAACTCCTCAGTATTGAGCAGCGAGCCAGCAACCTGAAGGCAATAGATATGCGTTATGCACCTTTTGCCAATCAGTTACTTGAATTAACCAAAAACTTTGAAGAAGACAAATTAGTAGAATTTGTTCAACAGTTTAGATGA
- a CDS encoding Hsp20/alpha crystallin family protein produces the protein MLMRYWQPFTEIETIREQLDKVFDQRATTRDNSEATWMPALELADAGDNFVLKAQLPGIDPKDIDVQVTREAISISGERRYENTDEKPRYVRSEFRYGKFHRVLPLPAHIENDSVQAEYKDGILTLTLPKVTKARNKVVKINLAQVAGTTANPTLEQANQ, from the coding sequence ATGTTGATGCGCTATTGGCAACCCTTCACGGAAATAGAAACCATCCGCGAGCAACTCGATAAAGTTTTTGACCAACGGGCAACAACGAGAGATAACTCAGAAGCCACTTGGATGCCCGCTCTGGAATTGGCTGATGCTGGGGACAACTTCGTATTAAAAGCGCAACTGCCTGGAATTGACCCCAAAGACATTGACGTTCAAGTCACTCGCGAAGCAATTTCTATCTCTGGCGAACGCCGCTACGAAAACACAGACGAAAAACCCCGCTACGTCCGCTCTGAATTCCGCTATGGCAAATTCCACCGGGTGCTTCCCTTGCCCGCACACATTGAAAACGACTCTGTGCAAGCTGAATACAAAGATGGCATTCTAACGCTAACCCTGCCCAAAGTGACTAAAGCTCGCAATAAAGTCGTCAAGATTAATTTGGCTCAAGTTGCTGGAACTACAGCGAATCCGACCCTGGAACAGGCTAACCAATAA